From a single Daphnia pulex isolate KAP4 chromosome 2, ASM2113471v1 genomic region:
- the LOC124208563 gene encoding dynamin-binding protein-like isoform X2 yields the protein MSVLSQTCLHPCLISLILQRWRILTNSNPVISLSHENILNSTPLVRRRARVLQHLVAQLPEELDLKKGDEVIVTGEAEDGWLRGESQGKTGIFPSGFISFITEDSPRTSFSQEISAKPVVIIPATTSYPIQKVDDHLNRRPYGIASYDFRGQQSDELSFSVGQTVFLFRHVNAEWMEGEANGRKGIFPTLFVDIVVDCDGPTTHEQFDKSNNFLLDYNKSNNLLLDTAKKSNNLLFDFDPLVNGDNYSTLNISSNETNNRESNHSTATWGASAGSAHTSLDSLIARNLNLLGSTSSSQACEKQRPASWSQTLNKLQIEYSTQPERKLPPIPPRRQETESLSQTIHHHAPSLQPTIENLELEVVGNEPIIGMDNYANSEACGSISSGMSDSGASRRKSYTRPAPPPPADSPNLGLSRQDSSDSIGSHFHSGPQPLRPAPQIPCDSGDERVEGRRQRIEKAKQRKMEEEQLRDLEMRKKVREQREKVVTELLVTEREYCRDLKLTCEVFKLNDPQYLEMKGVDVATLFGNILEVIALSEAFIDELNRCNVNTEESNSTNQSIGKSFIQTEPEFRRVYSLYCINHDNAQFLLEKYETLPSVHKVLDEGIATLRNEIVCFNVGSVIIKPVQRILKYSLILGELIKHTENDHPDKSNLVLALGLMTNVASHINESKRKKEIVLKYRDSGLEEKLSARISRFNMHSVAKKSSRIGMLLKTSLGMAPTTKDIAFEEVELRFGELFRVIQAALRDITAVCEQLKGTSQIQFNISEAFASFYGEANRVPLIDNFRTAQRIIYTQHWNSFDAYVIQHVRNPLTALCDACVGPERLIVKRRDKLLDSNIASERLARNRDPAMRRTLEEEENLARNTHLALNSQLMEELPIITEHGYNIYRRCVSSFLYARKLLVGRITKSLLDLNEISDIASLQGEIEEDFQLSYGKAVDRLSRITFINKSFRRSSTNVVSTDGSVSPNDPVPVRNRLSSALGNHSPGEGIVVQSRETVNILRSKYQPEQLYMVTGRCEIRDPMDLSANSGLIVSVVKREDPMGNTGRWFVDAGEVRGFLPAKHLNLFSPPASTHLRPESTTSVASSVVSVTSCNSSSLEKLYFDEEEEPSSTNGENVYDLPPSYEEALGNEEAQSPHRYCEIDDLLVDESNSKEMNAAYYSPDEKAESPIYAIIEDIIPSRESKEKLSSTENNIYKVEFTFQKSTILEIDLLENELVTVLAKHDEGGNEEWWLVENDSGAQGYAPAAYLTKWPQTL from the exons ATGTCAGTGCTATCACAGACCTGCCTCCACCCTTGCCTGATCAGCCTTATTTTGCAGCGTTGGCGAATTTTAACCAACAGCAACCCGGTGATCTCTCTTTCTCACGAG AATATATTAAATAGCACGCCGTTGGTCAGAAGAAGGGCTAGAGTCTTGCAACATTTAGTTGCCCAATTGCCTGAAGAATTGGATCtgaaaaaaggagatgaagTCATCGTTACTGGCGAGGCAGAGGATGGTTGGCTCCGAGGAGAATCTCAAGGAAAGACTGGAATTTTTCCTTCCGGTTTTATTTCGTTCATAACAGAAGATTCACCAAgaacttctttttcccaaGAAATCTCAGCTAAACCTGTCGTCATTATACCCGCCACCACATCCTACCCGATTCAAAAAGTCGATGACCACTTAAATAGAAGACCTTACGGCATCGCCAGTTATGACTTCCGGGGTCAGCAGTCCGACGAACTCAGTTTTTCAGTTGGTCAGActgtctttttatttcgacATGTCAACGCTGAATGGATGGAAGGCGAAGCCAATGGTCGTAAAGGAATCTTTCCTACCTTGTTTGTTGACATCGTCGTTGACTGCGATGGCCCAACAACACACGAGCAATTCgacaaatcaaacaattttttgctAGATTATAATAAATCTAATAACTTGCTATTAGATACAGCTAAGAAATCGAATAActtgttatttgatttcgatCCTCTAGTAAATGGTGATAATTATTCAACGCTTAACATTTCCTCcaacgaaacaaacaaccgAGAAAGCAATCACTCTACAGCAACCTGGGGGGCCTCCGCTGGCAGTGCGCACACGAGCTTAGACAGTTTAATCGCTCGAAATCTGAACCTATTAGGATCGACTTCATCTAGCCAGGCCTGTGAGAAACAAAGACCAGCGTCGTGGTCCCAAACGCTGAATAAGCTGCAAATTGAATACTCAACCCAACCCGAGCGAAAACTGCCTCCTATTCCGCCTCGACGACAGGAAACTGAATCTCTTAGCCAAACGATACATCATCATGCCCCATCGTTACAACCGACCATAGAAAATTTGGAACTCGAGGTTGTTGGAAATGAACCAATTATAGGGATGGATAATTATGCCAACAGCGAAGCGTGTGGAAGCATCTCATCAGGAATGAGCGATAGTGGCGCCTCGCGACGAAAGAGCTACACAAGACCAGCTCCACCGCCACCCGCCGATTCGCCGAATCTGGGCCTCAGCCGTCAGGATTCGTCGGATTCCATCGGAAGTCACTTTCACTCAGGCCCGCAACCACTCAGACCCGCGCCTCAAATTCCGTGTGATA gtgGTGATGAACGCGTGGAAGGTCGTCGACAGAGAATCGAAAAAGCAAAGCAGCGCAAAATGGAGGAAGAACAGCTACGTGATTTAGAGATGAG aaaaaaagtcaGAGAACAGCGGGAAAAAGTTGTAACGGAATTACTGGTGACGGAGCGCGAATATTGCCGTGATTTAAAGTTAACCTGCGAAGTTTTCAAGTTAAACGATCCTCAGTACCTGGAGATGAAAGGTGTTGATGTAGCAACCCTTTTCGGAAATATTTTAGAa GTGATAGCCCTTTCCGAAGCTTTCATCGATGAATTGAACCGATGTAACGTAAACACTGAAGAATCGAATTCAACGAATCAATCAATCGGCAAGAGTTTTATTCAGACGGAACCTGAATTTCGTCGCGTATATAGCCTTTATTGCATTAATCATGATAACGCGCagtttcttttggaaaaa TACGAAACTCTGCCCAGCGTCCATAAAGTGTTGGATGAAGGGATCGCCACTCTTCGAAACGAAATAGTTTGCTTCAATGTGGGTTCAGTCATTATTAAACCTGTTCAACGCATACTGAAATATTCCTTGATATTGGGAGAACTGATAAAG CATACCGAGAATGATCACCCCGATAAAAGCAACTTGGTATTAGCCTTGGGACTGATGACTAATGTTGCCTCGCATATCAACGAAAGCAagcgcaaaaaagaaattgtgctCAAATATCGTGATTCTGGATTGGAAGAAAAGCTCAGTGCGAGAATCTCTCGTTTTAACATG CACTCTGTGGCAAAAAAATCTTCTCGAATTGGCATGCTCTTGAAAACGTCACTTGGCATGGCTCCCACG ACGAAGGACATAGCTTTCGAGGAAGTAGAACTTCGTTTCGGAGAACTGTTTCGTGTCATCCAGGCGGCTTTGCGAGATATCACTGCCGTATGTGAGCAACTCAAGGGCACTTCACAAATACAGTTCAATATATCAGAAGCTTTTGCTTCTTTCTACGGTGAAGCAAACAGAGTCCCACTGATCGACAACTTCCGTACAGCCCAACGTATAATTTACACACAGCACTGGAACTCATTT GACGCTTACGTCATACAACATGTACGTAACCCTTTAACGGCTTTGTGCGACGCCTGCGTGGGTCCTGAAAGGCTAATTGTTAAGAGACGAGACAAATTGCTCGATTCAAACATCGCTAGCGAGCGGTTGGCTAGAAATAGAGATCCAGCAATGAGACGCACC ttggaggaagaagaaaacctagCTCGAAATACCCATTTAGCTCTTAATAGTCAACTTATGGAGGAGCTTCCAATCATTACAGAGCACGGATATAATATATACCGACGCTGCGTTTCGTCGTTTTTATATGCCAGGAAGCTTTTGGTTGGACGGATTACTAAATCTTTATTAGATTTAAATGAG ATTTCAGATATCGCCAGTCTTCAAGGAGAAATAGAGGAGGATTTCCAACTTTCCTACGGCAAAGCCGTGGATCGCTTATCTAGAATTACTTTTATTAATAAATCCTTTCGCCGTTCATCCACCAATGTTGTGTCAACCGATGGATCTGTTTCTCCCAATGATCCTGTGCCAGTACGGAATAGGCTTTCTTCTGCTTTAGGCAATCATAGCCCCGGAGAAGGAATT GTTGTTCAAAGTCGAGAAACGGTCAATATTCTTCGCTCAAAATATCAACCCGAGCAATTGTACATGGTGACAGGTCGTTGTGAAATTAGGGATCCAATGGACTTGTCAGCTAATTCCGGTCTAATTGTCAGTGTCGTCAAACGAGAAGATCCAATGGGCAATACTGGCCGCTGGTTTGTTGATGCCGGAG AAGTGCGAGGTTTCTTACCTGCTAAACATCTAAATCTTTTTTCGCCACCTGCATCGACTCATTTAAGACCCGAATCCACTACGTCGGTGGCATCGAGTGTTGTGAGTGTTACCTCTTGTAATTCTAGCTCATTGGAAAAACTCTATttcgatgaagaagaagaaccaagTTCTACAAACGGAGAAAATGTATATGATTTACCTCCTTCGTATGAAGAAGCTTTGGGAAACGAAGAAGCACAGTCTCCCCATCGTTACTGCGAAATAGATGATTTATTAGTTGACGAATCCAATTCTAAAGAGATGAACGCAGCGTATTACTCTCCTGATGAGAAGGCTGAGAGTCCTATTTACGCTATCATAGAAGACATCATTCCATCAAGAGAAAGCAAAGAGAAGTTATCCTCAACGGAGAATAAT atttataAAGTGGAATTTACATTCCAAAAAAGCACAATCTTAGAGATTGATTTGCTTGAAAATGAACTCGTCACTGTCCTTGCTAAGCACGATGAAGGTGGAAATGAAg AATGGTGGTTGGTAGAAAACGATTCAGGAGCTCAAGGATACGCACCCGCTGCATATCTAACAAAATGGCCACAGACGTTGTAG
- the LOC124208563 gene encoding dynamin-binding protein-like isoform X1 codes for MANNAVRLPFIGRVIYTFHAQLDGELSLTKGDLVLVKQTEDRYWYYGQLGSETGRFPQNNVSAITDLPPPLPDQPYFAALANFNQQQPGDLSFSRGEILVGLNRVDTNWWFGRSTDGREGIFPTSLAWQVDLRPAQNILNSTPLVRRRARVLQHLVAQLPEELDLKKGDEVIVTGEAEDGWLRGESQGKTGIFPSGFISFITEDSPRTSFSQEISAKPVVIIPATTSYPIQKVDDHLNRRPYGIASYDFRGQQSDELSFSVGQTVFLFRHVNAEWMEGEANGRKGIFPTLFVDIVVDCDGPTTHEQFDKSNNFLLDYNKSNNLLLDTAKKSNNLLFDFDPLVNGDNYSTLNISSNETNNRESNHSTATWGASAGSAHTSLDSLIARNLNLLGSTSSSQACEKQRPASWSQTLNKLQIEYSTQPERKLPPIPPRRQETESLSQTIHHHAPSLQPTIENLELEVVGNEPIIGMDNYANSEACGSISSGMSDSGASRRKSYTRPAPPPPADSPNLGLSRQDSSDSIGSHFHSGPQPLRPAPQIPCDSGDERVEGRRQRIEKAKQRKMEEEQLRDLEMRKKVREQREKVVTELLVTEREYCRDLKLTCEVFKLNDPQYLEMKGVDVATLFGNILEVIALSEAFIDELNRCNVNTEESNSTNQSIGKSFIQTEPEFRRVYSLYCINHDNAQFLLEKYETLPSVHKVLDEGIATLRNEIVCFNVGSVIIKPVQRILKYSLILGELIKHTENDHPDKSNLVLALGLMTNVASHINESKRKKEIVLKYRDSGLEEKLSARISRFNMHSVAKKSSRIGMLLKTSLGMAPTTKDIAFEEVELRFGELFRVIQAALRDITAVCEQLKGTSQIQFNISEAFASFYGEANRVPLIDNFRTAQRIIYTQHWNSFDAYVIQHVRNPLTALCDACVGPERLIVKRRDKLLDSNIASERLARNRDPAMRRTLEEEENLARNTHLALNSQLMEELPIITEHGYNIYRRCVSSFLYARKLLVGRITKSLLDLNEISDIASLQGEIEEDFQLSYGKAVDRLSRITFINKSFRRSSTNVVSTDGSVSPNDPVPVRNRLSSALGNHSPGEGIVVQSRETVNILRSKYQPEQLYMVTGRCEIRDPMDLSANSGLIVSVVKREDPMGNTGRWFVDAGEVRGFLPAKHLNLFSPPASTHLRPESTTSVASSVVSVTSCNSSSLEKLYFDEEEEPSSTNGENVYDLPPSYEEALGNEEAQSPHRYCEIDDLLVDESNSKEMNAAYYSPDEKAESPIYAIIEDIIPSRESKEKLSSTENNIYKVEFTFQKSTILEIDLLENELVTVLAKHDEGGNEEWWLVENDSGAQGYAPAAYLTKWPQTL; via the exons ATGGCGAACAATGCCGTCCGTTTGCCATTCATCGGACGCGTTATCTACACATTCCACGCGCAGCTGGATGGAGAGTTGAGTCTGACTAAAGGCGATTTGGTCTTG GTTAAGCAGACCGAGGATCGCTATTGGTATTATGGTCAACTGGGCAGTGAAACGGGTCGTTTTCCACAGAACAATGTCAGTGCTATCACAGACCTGCCTCCACCCTTGCCTGATCAGCCTTATTTTGCAGCGTTGGCGAATTTTAACCAACAGCAACCCGGTGATCTCTCTTTCTCACGAG GTGAAATTCTAGTCGGCCTTAATCGTGTTGACACGAATTGGTGGTTCGGTCGCAGTACTGACGGCCGAGAAGGTATATTTCCCACTTCCTTAGCTTGGCAAGTAGATCTGCGTCCTGCCCAG AATATATTAAATAGCACGCCGTTGGTCAGAAGAAGGGCTAGAGTCTTGCAACATTTAGTTGCCCAATTGCCTGAAGAATTGGATCtgaaaaaaggagatgaagTCATCGTTACTGGCGAGGCAGAGGATGGTTGGCTCCGAGGAGAATCTCAAGGAAAGACTGGAATTTTTCCTTCCGGTTTTATTTCGTTCATAACAGAAGATTCACCAAgaacttctttttcccaaGAAATCTCAGCTAAACCTGTCGTCATTATACCCGCCACCACATCCTACCCGATTCAAAAAGTCGATGACCACTTAAATAGAAGACCTTACGGCATCGCCAGTTATGACTTCCGGGGTCAGCAGTCCGACGAACTCAGTTTTTCAGTTGGTCAGActgtctttttatttcgacATGTCAACGCTGAATGGATGGAAGGCGAAGCCAATGGTCGTAAAGGAATCTTTCCTACCTTGTTTGTTGACATCGTCGTTGACTGCGATGGCCCAACAACACACGAGCAATTCgacaaatcaaacaattttttgctAGATTATAATAAATCTAATAACTTGCTATTAGATACAGCTAAGAAATCGAATAActtgttatttgatttcgatCCTCTAGTAAATGGTGATAATTATTCAACGCTTAACATTTCCTCcaacgaaacaaacaaccgAGAAAGCAATCACTCTACAGCAACCTGGGGGGCCTCCGCTGGCAGTGCGCACACGAGCTTAGACAGTTTAATCGCTCGAAATCTGAACCTATTAGGATCGACTTCATCTAGCCAGGCCTGTGAGAAACAAAGACCAGCGTCGTGGTCCCAAACGCTGAATAAGCTGCAAATTGAATACTCAACCCAACCCGAGCGAAAACTGCCTCCTATTCCGCCTCGACGACAGGAAACTGAATCTCTTAGCCAAACGATACATCATCATGCCCCATCGTTACAACCGACCATAGAAAATTTGGAACTCGAGGTTGTTGGAAATGAACCAATTATAGGGATGGATAATTATGCCAACAGCGAAGCGTGTGGAAGCATCTCATCAGGAATGAGCGATAGTGGCGCCTCGCGACGAAAGAGCTACACAAGACCAGCTCCACCGCCACCCGCCGATTCGCCGAATCTGGGCCTCAGCCGTCAGGATTCGTCGGATTCCATCGGAAGTCACTTTCACTCAGGCCCGCAACCACTCAGACCCGCGCCTCAAATTCCGTGTGATA gtgGTGATGAACGCGTGGAAGGTCGTCGACAGAGAATCGAAAAAGCAAAGCAGCGCAAAATGGAGGAAGAACAGCTACGTGATTTAGAGATGAG aaaaaaagtcaGAGAACAGCGGGAAAAAGTTGTAACGGAATTACTGGTGACGGAGCGCGAATATTGCCGTGATTTAAAGTTAACCTGCGAAGTTTTCAAGTTAAACGATCCTCAGTACCTGGAGATGAAAGGTGTTGATGTAGCAACCCTTTTCGGAAATATTTTAGAa GTGATAGCCCTTTCCGAAGCTTTCATCGATGAATTGAACCGATGTAACGTAAACACTGAAGAATCGAATTCAACGAATCAATCAATCGGCAAGAGTTTTATTCAGACGGAACCTGAATTTCGTCGCGTATATAGCCTTTATTGCATTAATCATGATAACGCGCagtttcttttggaaaaa TACGAAACTCTGCCCAGCGTCCATAAAGTGTTGGATGAAGGGATCGCCACTCTTCGAAACGAAATAGTTTGCTTCAATGTGGGTTCAGTCATTATTAAACCTGTTCAACGCATACTGAAATATTCCTTGATATTGGGAGAACTGATAAAG CATACCGAGAATGATCACCCCGATAAAAGCAACTTGGTATTAGCCTTGGGACTGATGACTAATGTTGCCTCGCATATCAACGAAAGCAagcgcaaaaaagaaattgtgctCAAATATCGTGATTCTGGATTGGAAGAAAAGCTCAGTGCGAGAATCTCTCGTTTTAACATG CACTCTGTGGCAAAAAAATCTTCTCGAATTGGCATGCTCTTGAAAACGTCACTTGGCATGGCTCCCACG ACGAAGGACATAGCTTTCGAGGAAGTAGAACTTCGTTTCGGAGAACTGTTTCGTGTCATCCAGGCGGCTTTGCGAGATATCACTGCCGTATGTGAGCAACTCAAGGGCACTTCACAAATACAGTTCAATATATCAGAAGCTTTTGCTTCTTTCTACGGTGAAGCAAACAGAGTCCCACTGATCGACAACTTCCGTACAGCCCAACGTATAATTTACACACAGCACTGGAACTCATTT GACGCTTACGTCATACAACATGTACGTAACCCTTTAACGGCTTTGTGCGACGCCTGCGTGGGTCCTGAAAGGCTAATTGTTAAGAGACGAGACAAATTGCTCGATTCAAACATCGCTAGCGAGCGGTTGGCTAGAAATAGAGATCCAGCAATGAGACGCACC ttggaggaagaagaaaacctagCTCGAAATACCCATTTAGCTCTTAATAGTCAACTTATGGAGGAGCTTCCAATCATTACAGAGCACGGATATAATATATACCGACGCTGCGTTTCGTCGTTTTTATATGCCAGGAAGCTTTTGGTTGGACGGATTACTAAATCTTTATTAGATTTAAATGAG ATTTCAGATATCGCCAGTCTTCAAGGAGAAATAGAGGAGGATTTCCAACTTTCCTACGGCAAAGCCGTGGATCGCTTATCTAGAATTACTTTTATTAATAAATCCTTTCGCCGTTCATCCACCAATGTTGTGTCAACCGATGGATCTGTTTCTCCCAATGATCCTGTGCCAGTACGGAATAGGCTTTCTTCTGCTTTAGGCAATCATAGCCCCGGAGAAGGAATT GTTGTTCAAAGTCGAGAAACGGTCAATATTCTTCGCTCAAAATATCAACCCGAGCAATTGTACATGGTGACAGGTCGTTGTGAAATTAGGGATCCAATGGACTTGTCAGCTAATTCCGGTCTAATTGTCAGTGTCGTCAAACGAGAAGATCCAATGGGCAATACTGGCCGCTGGTTTGTTGATGCCGGAG AAGTGCGAGGTTTCTTACCTGCTAAACATCTAAATCTTTTTTCGCCACCTGCATCGACTCATTTAAGACCCGAATCCACTACGTCGGTGGCATCGAGTGTTGTGAGTGTTACCTCTTGTAATTCTAGCTCATTGGAAAAACTCTATttcgatgaagaagaagaaccaagTTCTACAAACGGAGAAAATGTATATGATTTACCTCCTTCGTATGAAGAAGCTTTGGGAAACGAAGAAGCACAGTCTCCCCATCGTTACTGCGAAATAGATGATTTATTAGTTGACGAATCCAATTCTAAAGAGATGAACGCAGCGTATTACTCTCCTGATGAGAAGGCTGAGAGTCCTATTTACGCTATCATAGAAGACATCATTCCATCAAGAGAAAGCAAAGAGAAGTTATCCTCAACGGAGAATAAT atttataAAGTGGAATTTACATTCCAAAAAAGCACAATCTTAGAGATTGATTTGCTTGAAAATGAACTCGTCACTGTCCTTGCTAAGCACGATGAAGGTGGAAATGAAg AATGGTGGTTGGTAGAAAACGATTCAGGAGCTCAAGGATACGCACCCGCTGCATATCTAACAAAATGGCCACAGACGTTGTAG